In Pseudomonadaceae bacterium SI-3, the sequence TGCTCTGTGAAAGCTGTACGGATCACGGTGTGATTGGTACCGCTCAGGTGCTCGGCTTCAAACTCCAGGGTGTCGAGGCGGATTGCGACGGTCTCGATCCGGAGCATTTCGAGGATATCTGCGCCAACGAGCGGGTCACCGCGCTGGTCTGCACGCCGAACCTGAATAACCCCACCAGCAGTTTGATGCCCGACTCACGTCGTCGCGAGATTGCCGACATCGCGCGCCGTTATGGTGTTTACGTGATTGAGGACGACGTATACGGCCCTTTGCTCGGCGATGACCGAGCGGCCCCACCGCTCAGTCACTACCTGCCGGAGTTGTCGTTTTATTGCACCAGCCTGACCAAGTCGGTGCTGACCGGCTTGCGCCTCGGCTACCTGGCGATGCCTCGGCGGTTGGCGTTGCGTACCGAGAGCATCTTCAGGGTCAACAGCTGGATGGCAGCCCCGTTGCTGGGTGAGATCGCGACGCGCTGGATCGAGCGCGGTCGTGCCAGGGAGCTGGTGAGCCTGCAGCGCGAGCTGATCGCTGCCCGACAGGCTGCGGTGACCGCCGAGCTGGGTGATTATCTGCGCGGCAGCCATCCTGCCTCGCTCAGTGCCTGGCTAGATGTGCCCGAACACTGGGATCTCGACGCCCTGCAGCATGAGTTGCGAGCGCGTGGGATCGCGCTGACGCTGCCTGATCCCTTTCTTCCCCCTGGCAGCCCGAGGCCCAGGGCAATGCGCTTGTGTATCGGCGCTGAATGCAGCGACCAGCGCTTGCGCACGGGGCTGGCAAGCATACGAGACGTGTTTGAGCAGTACCCGGAAATCCACGAGTTTCGCGGTGCTCGCTAGCCTGTCGGGTTAGATCGCAGTGAATTGAAAAGCACCGGATTCTTCG encodes:
- a CDS encoding GntR family transcriptional regulator — its product is MHNWKQALLAAHGGGSKYKLLVTAIATDIEQGELIDGQRLPTQRLLAEQLDISVQTVTNAYKELERQGWVRCEVGRGSFVSRRISERVATSMLDRGEQSLLDFSTARIVRSERHDRYWRQTCAELAAEHEQPWIHACRPIAGFEHHREAGVQWLAGLGLGVEPQDLLLTNGASQAIFLALASLAGPDDLVLCESCTDHGVIGTAQVLGFKLQGVEADCDGLDPEHFEDICANERVTALVCTPNLNNPTSSLMPDSRRREIADIARRYGVYVIEDDVYGPLLGDDRAAPPLSHYLPELSFYCTSLTKSVLTGLRLGYLAMPRRLALRTESIFRVNSWMAAPLLGEIATRWIERGRARELVSLQRELIAARQAAVTAELGDYLRGSHPASLSAWLDVPEHWDLDALQHELRARGIALTLPDPFLPPGSPRPRAMRLCIGAECSDQRLRTGLASIRDVFEQYPEIHEFRGAR